The Coffea arabica cultivar ET-39 chromosome 2c, Coffea Arabica ET-39 HiFi, whole genome shotgun sequence genome includes the window AGAGGGTCAACCAGTCAGCAGATGATTTCCTCCTCTTCAGTCGCTCTCTCTTCTATTACTGCCACTATTTCTATGAGACTGGCGAGTTCCACTTCTGGATTTTTCCTTCGACTTTTCTCTTCATCGTCCTTAACTATCCCTAGAAACCCCCGTTATTTACAACTTCACCAGGCCAGGTGGAACCTGCCTCATAGGAGACCTTTCTTCGTTGCTCAAATCCCGATCAGGCCCTTTAGGGTCATTTTGAACACAATGGAGCAGAGCAGTGTCGTCGCCAACGGTGGTGGATTGAGCTCCGCTAGGGTTTCAACACTGTCAAATGGCGGAGATAACGGCAGCAAATTAGTCAGTTTCCAGCTGTCTCCTGCCTGTTCCCTCGAAATTCAGAAAGGCGATATCACGCAGTGGTCAATTGATGGAGCCTCCGATGCCATCGTAAGTTATATTCTGCAATTAACCTAACCAAATTTGTTCTTTACAGTAGAAAATGCCAGGTAATAGTACGTAAAGTGATTGAGCATAcattagagttttttttttcctttcgttttttttttccatttctgaTTGAACTGGTTTAATTAGGTTAATCCTGCTAATGAGCTAATGCTTGGAGGTGGTGGTGCTGATGGAGGTAAGTTATGTTGTCTGTGCGGATTACATGCAGTGTGAAGTTGTGATCCCTGCCATGCATAGCTTGTAATTTGTCCTTTTGTAATCCTTAAGTTGTTTTATAGCCATACATCGAGCTGCTGGTCCAGAACTACGAGATGCGTGCTATCAAGTTCCTGAAGTCCGACCTGGAGTCCGCTGCCCTACTGGAGAAGCAAGGATTACACCGTAATGCATTGTTCCGTTCccttcattttttcccttttttggtcCATTGGATTGTAGATTTCCTCGAACTTATTGTTGGATTGCTAACAAATGGTGTATTGCAGTGGTTTTAGATTGCCTGCATCTCATGTGATTCACACTGTTGGACCCATATATGATGTCGATGGAAACCCTGAGGCTTCTTTGGCAAATGCATATAGGTACTGTGTTTTGTATGCTGAACACACCACAACTTTATTTGAAACCTTATTTCTAACCTTGTTTAACAAATTTCCATCTGTTTATTGGAACTTGTTGCAGAAATAGTCTACGCGTAGCTAAAGAGAACAATATTCAGTATATTGCTTTCCCAGCCATATCGTGTGGGGTATTCAGGTAAAGTTGGCATTTTGGGTTTCCTGCTTCATCTTGAGCTGTCAAAAGCTCAGATAATTAGTCTaacttcttttttcaaaatatcattcAGGTACCCCTCTGATGAAGCTGCCTTTGTGGCTATCTCTACGGTCAGGGAATGTGCTGATGGCCTCAAAGAGGTACGCCTATTTTGAGTTAACTGTCTTATTGTGTTTCTCTACATTTTGTGCATTGGATTACAAATTTGGTTGCAAAAGACTGTACAGTTCTTTGGTTGCTTACCAGGTGATAGGTCAAAATGAAAAGATAGTATGCGCATAAAAGGTGACCAAGATGAGTACATTGTAGAAGATGGATCTACTTaatttaaagggataatttcagaaacctcccttgaggtttttgacaattttacctAGCACCcctctaattttgaaaattacgcTAACCTCCCTCGTCAATTTGATGGGACAAAGTGTCATAATTAGAAAGCCCAAATTGTctatagtacctttagtgaaaCAGTTTTTTCAAAGCAAGGTGATTTTGCAAAATATTAGTTCtttattttactcaaatactATTCATTTTACTAAAACAATCTCTAATGGAAGAAATAACATTTTGTACCAGCAAAAGTATATCTTGTGTATATTGTTTTGGCTCTTGGAAACTCATAATGTTGCTTTATGACCATAACTACAAATGCGAATGTTGATCCTCAAGTATGTTGCTAGTTGAAATGAGTTCTCTCTGTAGCTTGCCATCATGCTTTGAAGAACTGTTCTTAGGCCTTTAGTTTCTTGGCTTGCTGCACTTAAAAGCTAAGAACTTATTTACCTCTTAATTCAGTAGGAAAAGGCATGTTAATTTTAGTTGCATATCCTGCCTTTTTCATCCAGTTCCTCACCGGAAACAATGTTGCGTTGGCAACAGTTATATTGGGCCTGCCAGTCAACAGATATGATACTTACTCATTCTGATTTTTCTACTAAAAGGGTTGgaccaatttctgatttttcttcattttgtatTCCAAATTTTTAGGTATATTATGTGCCATAATTTATTGTGAGAGCTTTAAGGGTAATTTCAGAATGGTGTTTTTCTTAgaatttcctttaatttttttgttcacTTTTTCTGAGAGGGGGTAAATTTGTTACCAAAAACCATAAAGTAAGCGAGGTCAGTTTaatttt containing:
- the LOC113725283 gene encoding uncharacterized protein, producing MISSSSVALSSITATISMRLASSTSGFFLRLFSSSSLTIPRNPRYLQLHQARWNLPHRRPFFVAQIPIRPFRVILNTMEQSSVVANGGGLSSARVSTLSNGGDNGSKLVSFQLSPACSLEIQKGDITQWSIDGASDAIVNPANELMLGGGGADGAIHRAAGPELRDACYQVPEVRPGVRCPTGEARITPGFRLPASHVIHTVGPIYDVDGNPEASLANAYRNSLRVAKENNIQYIAFPAISCGVFRYPSDEAAFVAISTVRECADGLKEVHFVLFSDEIYNAWSKAARELLSNS